Proteins encoded in a region of the Benincasa hispida cultivar B227 chromosome 2, ASM972705v1, whole genome shotgun sequence genome:
- the LOC120071178 gene encoding elongation factor Tu, chloroplastic, whose amino-acid sequence MAAISLASASTSSKLLFPHPSSSSSSSSSSSSSPPSSSLKLSSSFLNPSSIRPLSFSSPSLNRPRSFTIRAARGKFERKKPHVNIGTIGHVDHGKTTLTAALTMALSKVPKKYDEIDAAPEERARGITINTATVEYETESRHYAHVDCPGHADYVKNMITGAAQMDGAILVVSGADGPMPQTKEHILLAKQVGVPNMVVFLNKKDQVDDEELLQLVELEMRELLSSYEFPGDDVPIIAGSALLALEALMANNNIARGENEWVDKIFELMDAVDSYIPIPERQTDLPFLLAVEDVFSITGRGTVATGRVERGTVKVGETVDIVGLRETRNTTVTGVEMFQKILDEALAGDNVGLLLRGVQKADIQRGMVLAKPGTITPHTKFSAVVYVLKKEEGGRHSPFFAGYRPQFYMRTTDVTGKVSSIMNDKDEESKMVMPGDRVKMVVELIMPVACEQGMRFAIREGGKTVGAGVIQSIIE is encoded by the coding sequence ATGGCGGCCATTTCCTTAGCTTCCGCTTCCACTTCCTCTAAGCTCCTTTTCcctcacccttcttcttcttcttcttcttcttcttcttcttcctcctcccccccttcttcttccctgaagctttcttcctctttcttgaACCCTTCTTCAATTCGCCCTCTTTCCTTCTCTTCCCCCTCTCTAAACCGTCCTCGTTCCTTCACAATTCGAGCCGCTCGTGGGAAATTCGAGAGGAAGAAACCCCATGTCAATATCGGCACAATTGGGCATGTCGACCATGGTAAAACCACTCTCACCGCCGCTTTGACCATGGCTTTAAGCAAAGTCCCAAAGAAATATGACGAAATTGACGCTGCCCCAGAAGAGCGTGCTCGTGGTATTACAATTAATACAGCTACCGTCGAGTACGAGACTGAGAGCCGACATTACGCTCATGTCGATTGCCCTGGCCACGCTGATTATGTCAAGAACATGATTACTGGTGCTGCTCAAATGGATGGAGCAATTTTGGTGGTTTCTGGTGCTGATGGCCCAATGCCACAGACGAAGGAGCATATTTTGTTGGCTAAGCAAGTGGGTGTCCCTAATATGGTGGTGTTTCTCAACAAGAAGGATCAAGTTGACGATGAGGAGCTTCTGCAGCTTGTGGAACTGGAGATGCGCGAGTTGCTTTCTTCCTATGAATTCCCAGGTGATGATGTTCCAATTATTGCTGGTTCTGCTTTGTTAGCTTTGGAAGCTTTAATGGCTAACAACAATATAGCTAGAGGTGAAAATGAATGGGTGGATAAAATTTTTGAACTTATGGATGCTGTTGATAGTTATATACCAATACCTGAAAGACAAACAGACCTTCCATTTTTGCTTGCTGTTGAAGATGTGTTTTCTATTACTGGTCGTGGTACTGTGGCTACAGGGCGTGTTGAAAGAGGAACCGTTAAAGTGGGAGAGACGGTGGATATTGTGGGATTGAGGGAAACTAGAAACACTACAGTAACAGGAGTCGAAATGTTTCAGAAAATTCTTGATGAAGCTTTAGCTGGGGATAATGTTGGGTTGTTGCTTAGAGGTGTTCAGAAGGCTGATATCCAAAGAGGGATGGTTTTAGCCAAGCCTGGCACTATCACTCCACATACCAAGTTTAGTGCAGTTGTGTATGTGTTGAAGAAGGAAGAGGGTGGTAGACATTCACCCTTTTTCGCCGGTTACAGACCGCAATTCTATATGAGGACGACCGATGTTACAGGTAAGGTGTCTTCGATTATGAACGACAAGGATGAGGAGTCAAAAATGGTTATGCCAGGAGACCGAGTGAAAATGGTTGTGGAACTGATTATGCCTGTGGCTTGTGAACAAGGAATGAGGTTTGCTATCAGAGAAGGTGGAAAGACTGTTGGTGCTGGTGTGATTCAGTCAATAATCGAGTGA